The genomic window ATCCGTACCACCAGGAACATCGATCTTGAAATCGAAAGCGACGGCGTCGCCGTTGCTGACATAGTCGATCGCGGCAACACGTGCACCGCCACTCTTTTCAGCAGAAAAGACCAGCTGGTCGGCATGGGCGACTGACACCGAGGCGATGCTCAGCGCTACAACTGTGATGAACTTGCGCATTTCTCTAATCTCCTAATTCAATCAGTTGCAGGTGGCGCCGGCGAGAATCAGATTGGTCACAGCCACGCGGTCAGCGGAAGCGACGATACCGTCACCATTGTTGTCGCGATAACCATGCGGCTGTTGATTGGTACCAAGGATCTGATTGGTGATCAGGACACGGTCAGCTGAACCAATGAGTCCATCCTTCGTGCCACCGGGGTTGCCACCAGCATCACCGCGACACAGCAAGCCCGGGGCCGTCGTACGCCGAGAATCGTATTCGTCGAAATACACCGGCGTGGTGCTGGTGACCGAGCCACCGATCAGTCCGAGACGAACATCGTCGATTCGATCAGCCGAGTTGCTGAGACTGGCAAAATTGACCGTGCCGGCCACTGGAATGGTCACTGCCGCGCCGGCATTGCCCGAGACGGTGGCGGTCAACGAGCCAGGAGAACCCGACGTCCACGACAATTCGATGGCGTAGTAGCGATTATCAACAACGTTGACGGTCTGCGCCGCGCCGCCAGTGTTGGCGGTGAAGCTCAGCACGCCGGCTGCACTGTGCGTGATCTGAATGATGTTGGTGCCGCCCGTGTTGCGTGCCTGAAAGATCGGCGCGGTCCCCTGGATGTCACCAGTGAAATAATAGAAACGAGCCTTGAACGAGGTCTCGGCGTTCGGGGTCGTGTCGGTCACAAAACGGCCGTTGACACCGTTGGAATCCGCGACCCGCAGGCCGCAATCGCCGTCAATAGGGCTGAAGCCGTCGGCATAGGTTCCGGTATCGGCAACGGTCAAACCGGTGGCCGACGACCAAGCCGAGATGGCGCAAGCCGAAGCAGCCTGTGCGCCGAACATGAGGGCGGCAGCTACGGCCGTACCCAGAAGTGCTTTGTGATTCATGGAGGTGTCCCTTCGAGATGATTGGATTGCGCGCCCGATAGCGATGCTGGCCGCCTTCGGCCGCAGCACCCCACCGCACAAGGCTAACACAGCCCTGTACGGGAGATAAAGACGCGGGAACTATCGAAATCCTCTCAGCATCAACAAATATTTTCGAGCGCTTCGAGTTCTTCGGGACTGAAGCCGGCCGCGAGCCGGGCACTGACGTTGAAGGGTCCGCGGGGAAGTGCGCCAGCGCTGTGCTGGAGCAGGTCCAGAAAGGTCGAGCGTGGTTCGAGTTTACGCTGTCCGCACAGATAAGCGAACCAGTGGGAGCCGATGGCCACGTGGCGTACTTCTTCGCGGAGGATGAGTTCCAGCGCGGCGATCGTTTCCCGGTCGCCGACGCGGGCAAGGCGCTCGATCATGCCGGGTGTCACATCAAGCCCGCGCGCCTCCAGCACCCGCGGCACCAGGGCCATGCGCACCATCACGTCATGCTCGGTCGCCACGGCGGCCTGCCACAGTCCGTTGTGGGCCGGGAGATCACCGTATTGATAGCCCAACTGCTCGAGGCGGGTCTGCAACAAGGAAAAATGGCGGGCTTCATCGGCGGCCACACTGGCCCAGTCCCGATAGTAGTCATCGGGCATGCCAGGGAAGCGATAGACCGCGTCCCAGGCCAGATTGATGGCGTTGAACTCGATATGGGCAACCGCATGGATCAGAGCGGCGCGACCCTCGACGCTGTTGAGCTTGCGCTGCGAGAGCTCCCGGGGCGCAACCAGCAAGGGGCGCTCCGGTCGGCCGGGCTCGGGCATCGACGGGCAGCGACCCGGTCCAATCGAGTCTCGCCAGGGGCCTTCGGCGGCGATGGCCTGGCTGGCCTGCGCAGTCAGCTCGAGCTTGGCGCCGATGCTGGCCTCGGTGAGGCAGCTCAATGCCAGGGCACGCGGGTCTATGGTGTGAGCGGCGGTCATTGGTGTGATGCGGTCATGGGGTTGGGGTCGGTCCGGCCTGATGGGTGCCCGTCACGGCCGGTGGGCGTCTTGGTCGCGACGCAAGGTCGCTCCTACAGGCGACGGACCTGTTGCAGGAGCGCCCTTGCGGCGCGACCGCCGACGCCGGAACCTGGCGCTGGAACACGCTCCAGACTACCTGATGGCAGAATCATCAACGCGGAGTACGCAGAGAGTCGCGGAGTACGCAGAGTAGAGCAATTCAAGGATTGCCCTATCCATTCTTCGCGTCCTTTCTGCTTTTCCTTTGCGTTCTTTGCGTCCTGCTTCTGGCATGCGCTTGCGGCAGGTCCCGGTTTTCGCGGTCGCGACGCAAGGTCGCTCCTGTGGGCGCAGCCCCGCCCTCAGGCGCTAGTCACCGGCCTGCGCTGACGTTCCTTGGCTTCGTCGGAGCGCAGCAGCTCCAGCTGCTGCAGATAACTGTCGCTGAGGCCGGTGACGTATTCGCCGCTGAAGCAGGAAGTGTCGAACTGGGTGAGCTCGGGATTGCCCTCCTGAACCGCGGCGATCAGGTCTTCCAGATCCTGGTAGA from Rhodanobacteraceae bacterium includes these protein-coding regions:
- a CDS encoding ferritin-like domain-containing protein, whose amino-acid sequence is MTAAHTIDPRALALSCLTEASIGAKLELTAQASQAIAAEGPWRDSIGPGRCPSMPEPGRPERPLLVAPRELSQRKLNSVEGRAALIHAVAHIEFNAINLAWDAVYRFPGMPDDYYRDWASVAADEARHFSLLQTRLEQLGYQYGDLPAHNGLWQAAVATEHDVMVRMALVPRVLEARGLDVTPGMIERLARVGDRETIAALELILREEVRHVAIGSHWFAYLCGQRKLEPRSTFLDLLQHSAGALPRGPFNVSARLAAGFSPEELEALENIC